In the Armatimonadota bacterium genome, one interval contains:
- a CDS encoding PAS domain S-box protein: MIPYRAGRSAALQLLLASAAAAVFSLATWSSIRHADRLRDEMRATSSARDALQQVTSAVDDAEKGERGYLLTGRPIFLNAYYDSVSQVERQLQRVRLLVRGDRSFARLTAAISGLAADRLRELHQTIQISRSGDRAAAAAVVNGGADNGTMDALRSQVTAARDYLQNSISDQSTAAGLQIRVAGAIALAVTLLTVLMFTAASIRLMGSRRREVRAIANLAALELRAEAMLRSIGDAVIAADASGRVTLMNAAAERLTGWSMEEAAGRSITDVFVATDDQNNLPAESAFDRIQRAGTVIGVCNHTVLHTRTGNRIPIDNSGAPIRDEDGKPSGVILCFRDCSERGLAELALRRSEERYRAMFERNPTPMWAYDRETMAFLEVNDAAIRQYGYSRDEFLAMHVNNLWPSEVAEQFARMAREEPAGFRASEFCRHRRKNGEVFHVEIWSDKMVHAGRQAVLVLAIDRSETARAQAAMEELNRTLEQRVASRTRELEAANAELSVFIDATAHDLRAPVRWVRGYAHALCADFGDVLPDEVISIVKRIDRAGGLLGELVDGLYRLSFAARAPIQPRVVDVSGIARSLLSQLQLAEPERRVEFHVQPNIEAYADEEMLTVALTNLIGNAWKFSRDSNPAIIEVQSLQTRDDMDVIVVRDNGIGFESAKASEAFEPFKLVHHGGFDGSGLGLATVKRIVERHNGAVDVVASPGSGAVFQITLPKSPVVPAELQVA; encoded by the coding sequence ATGATCCCCTACCGAGCGGGCCGCTCCGCCGCGCTGCAGCTGCTTCTTGCCAGCGCTGCGGCGGCCGTTTTCTCCCTGGCGACCTGGAGCAGCATCCGCCATGCCGATCGGCTGAGGGACGAGATGCGCGCCACCAGCTCAGCGCGCGACGCGCTTCAGCAAGTCACTTCAGCGGTGGATGACGCCGAGAAGGGCGAACGCGGGTACCTGCTGACGGGCAGGCCGATATTCCTTAATGCCTACTACGACAGTGTAAGCCAGGTCGAGCGACAGCTTCAGAGGGTTCGGCTGCTCGTGCGCGGCGACCGGAGCTTCGCGCGCTTGACCGCGGCCATCAGCGGTCTCGCTGCGGATCGGCTGCGGGAGCTCCACCAGACCATACAGATCAGCCGATCCGGCGACCGCGCGGCCGCGGCGGCCGTGGTGAATGGCGGCGCGGACAACGGGACGATGGATGCGCTCCGGTCGCAAGTGACAGCTGCGCGCGACTATCTGCAGAATTCAATTTCGGACCAGTCCACAGCCGCCGGCCTGCAGATCCGTGTGGCCGGCGCCATAGCGCTCGCCGTAACCCTGCTGACGGTCCTGATGTTTACCGCCGCCTCGATTCGGTTGATGGGCAGTCGGCGACGTGAAGTGCGGGCGATCGCCAACCTGGCTGCCCTGGAACTGCGCGCCGAGGCGATGCTTCGGAGCATCGGTGATGCCGTTATAGCCGCAGATGCTTCCGGCCGCGTCACGCTGATGAATGCCGCCGCCGAACGTCTGACCGGATGGAGCATGGAGGAAGCAGCCGGCCGCTCCATTACGGACGTTTTTGTAGCAACGGATGATCAGAACAACCTTCCGGCTGAGTCGGCATTTGACCGTATCCAGCGCGCAGGAACGGTGATCGGCGTCTGCAACCACACGGTTCTGCACACAAGAACGGGAAACCGGATACCCATCGACAATAGCGGCGCGCCAATTCGCGATGAGGACGGAAAGCCCAGCGGCGTGATCCTGTGTTTCCGTGACTGCAGCGAACGTGGCCTCGCGGAGCTGGCTCTGCGCCGCTCCGAAGAGCGGTACCGGGCCATGTTCGAGAGGAACCCAACACCGATGTGGGCGTACGACCGCGAAACGATGGCGTTTCTGGAGGTCAACGACGCAGCGATCCGCCAATACGGATACTCTCGCGACGAGTTCCTCGCGATGCACGTCAACAACCTGTGGCCCTCCGAAGTTGCCGAACAGTTCGCCAGGATGGCCCGCGAAGAGCCGGCCGGCTTTCGAGCCTCCGAGTTCTGCAGGCACCGACGCAAGAACGGTGAGGTCTTCCACGTGGAGATCTGGTCGGATAAGATGGTACACGCAGGACGGCAGGCGGTTCTGGTGTTGGCAATTGACCGAAGCGAAACCGCCAGGGCACAGGCGGCGATGGAGGAGCTCAACCGAACGCTGGAGCAGCGCGTCGCATCACGCACCCGGGAACTTGAAGCCGCGAACGCCGAGCTCAGTGTGTTTATTGATGCGACAGCGCACGATCTGCGCGCGCCGGTGCGTTGGGTTCGTGGCTATGCACATGCCCTTTGCGCCGATTTTGGTGACGTACTGCCCGACGAGGTGATCAGCATCGTCAAGCGCATTGATCGTGCAGGCGGGCTCCTGGGCGAACTGGTCGACGGATTGTACCGGCTCTCTTTTGCCGCACGGGCGCCTATTCAGCCGCGGGTTGTGGATGTGAGCGGCATCGCACGCTCGCTCCTGAGCCAACTGCAGCTCGCCGAGCCGGAACGCCGTGTGGAGTTTCACGTCCAGCCCAACATCGAGGCGTATGCCGATGAGGAGATGCTCACCGTGGCATTGACCAACCTGATCGGAAACGCATGGAAGTTCAGTCGCGATTCCAACCCCGCAATCATCGAAGTGCAGTCGCTGCAGACGCGCGACGATATGGACGTTATCGTTGTGCGCGACAATGGAATTGGCTTTGAAAGCGCCAAGGCGTCGGAGGCGTTCGAGCCGTTCAAGCTGGTTCATCATGGCGGCTTTGACGGTAGCGGCCTGGGCCTGGCCACGGTAAAGCGCATTGTGGAGCGCCACAACGGCGCCGTGGATGTGGTGGCGTCTCCCGGCAGTGGAGCGGTTTTCCAGATCACGCTGCCGAAATCACCGGTGGTACCGGCGGAGCTTCAGGTAGCGTAG
- a CDS encoding MmcQ/YjbR family DNA-binding protein encodes MIDKDETRARLARTCELLPEADVVPGQHITYRVRGKTFAWLCDNHHNDGKYALWLKAAPGEQQLLVAADPAVFFVPPYVGPNGWVGVRLDVGETDWEEVAALMRSSYRLLAPKRLAAQVPGE; translated from the coding sequence ATGATTGACAAGGATGAAACGCGGGCCAGGCTAGCGCGTACGTGTGAGTTACTGCCGGAGGCCGACGTTGTCCCAGGTCAGCATATCACCTACCGCGTGCGCGGCAAAACGTTTGCGTGGCTGTGCGATAATCACCATAACGACGGCAAGTACGCTCTATGGCTCAAAGCGGCGCCCGGTGAACAGCAATTGCTCGTCGCCGCCGATCCTGCCGTGTTCTTTGTTCCGCCCTACGTGGGTCCCAACGGCTGGGTTGGCGTAAGGCTGGATGTTGGCGAAACCGATTGGGAGGAGGTGGCGGCCCTGATGAGAAGCAGCTACCGTTTGTTGGCTCCGAAGCGGCTCGCGGCACAGGTACCGGGCGAGTAA
- a CDS encoding DUF2961 domain-containing protein gives MTLFNDLLGQLAAPSSGRNRRISSNEQPNWNDGNFDMTRLAPGEVFEFPILNGPGMITHIWMTSHSGGMNELNAITLRIYWDGAAEPSVEAPLADFFAVGQGTPASVESVPVQVSPSGSLTCYWRMPFEKSARIVISNDNPDRSSGLYWQVDWVELPELPPGTPRFHARYRQEYPAVMGRDYLLADIEGAGQYVGTVLSVTLAQDGWFGEGDDFFYIDGEEVPSLQGTGTEDYFNDAWGFRPRTGAWFGQPRWQGWSAGDSGVCYRWHVLDPVHFTKSLKVTIEHKGNREDPEEAWYIERPDFYSSVAFWYQTGPARSFGGVPSWAERRVPWESHHLVRSWSGAVASGEEGPTVETAGFFGGRPSLRWQPVQPGERLELPFHVAQGGRCAVRLTAFTAPSGGRWEAVITGAHPSPVMELNLNSEEEGEVDLLLGTMELAPGDHTVAFTALGSASGSLQVEEIRWLRLPPEAVREHRGENEAHFVRLAIGRAVYAYRLAYNSLPSSLPALIASGILGDRYTVDENGAPLTSRLEDDRFMVESTAPGGWTHSWRGLDARR, from the coding sequence ATGACCCTTTTTAACGATCTTCTCGGCCAGCTTGCCGCGCCCTCATCGGGCCGCAACCGGCGTATCTCCAGCAACGAACAGCCGAATTGGAACGACGGCAATTTCGACATGACGCGCCTCGCGCCGGGCGAGGTTTTCGAATTTCCCATTCTCAATGGGCCGGGCATGATCACCCATATATGGATGACGAGCCACTCCGGCGGCATGAACGAACTGAATGCGATAACGCTCCGCATCTATTGGGATGGAGCCGCGGAGCCGAGTGTGGAGGCGCCGCTTGCCGACTTCTTCGCCGTGGGGCAGGGTACGCCCGCTTCGGTGGAGAGCGTGCCGGTCCAGGTGTCGCCAAGCGGCAGCCTCACCTGCTACTGGCGGATGCCGTTCGAGAAATCGGCAAGAATCGTGATCTCCAACGATAATCCGGATCGGTCGTCGGGCCTTTACTGGCAGGTGGATTGGGTGGAACTACCGGAGCTGCCGCCCGGCACGCCGCGCTTCCATGCGCGTTATCGTCAGGAGTATCCTGCCGTTATGGGGCGCGACTACCTGCTGGCCGATATCGAGGGAGCCGGGCAATACGTGGGGACGGTGCTCTCGGTGACTCTGGCCCAGGATGGCTGGTTTGGCGAGGGAGATGACTTCTTCTATATTGATGGCGAGGAGGTGCCGAGCCTCCAGGGCACCGGTACGGAAGACTACTTCAACGATGCCTGGGGCTTCCGGCCGCGCACGGGCGCCTGGTTTGGCCAACCGCGTTGGCAGGGTTGGTCTGCAGGCGACAGCGGCGTCTGTTACCGATGGCATGTTCTGGATCCGGTCCACTTCACAAAGTCTCTGAAGGTGACGATCGAGCACAAGGGGAACCGGGAGGATCCCGAAGAAGCGTGGTACATCGAGCGGCCCGATTTCTACTCCAGCGTGGCATTCTGGTACCAGACCGGCCCGGCGCGCAGCTTTGGCGGAGTGCCGTCCTGGGCCGAACGCAGGGTCCCCTGGGAGAGCCACCACCTGGTGCGATCGTGGAGCGGGGCTGTCGCTAGCGGTGAAGAAGGGCCGACCGTGGAGACGGCCGGCTTCTTTGGCGGACGCCCGTCGTTACGCTGGCAGCCGGTACAGCCTGGTGAGAGGCTGGAACTGCCGTTTCATGTTGCCCAGGGAGGCCGCTGCGCGGTGCGCCTCACAGCCTTCACGGCGCCGTCGGGAGGCCGCTGGGAGGCAGTTATCACCGGCGCACATCCGTCACCGGTGATGGAACTTAACCTTAACTCCGAGGAGGAGGGCGAGGTCGATCTACTCCTGGGCACGATGGAACTGGCGCCCGGCGACCACACGGTCGCATTTACGGCATTGGGCAGCGCGAGCGGTTCGCTGCAGGTGGAGGAGATACGGTGGCTGAGGCTGCCGCCGGAGGCCGTTCGCGAACATCGCGGTGAAAACGAGGCGCACTTTGTACGCCTTGCGATCGGACGGGCGGTGTACGCGTACCGTCTTGCATATAACAGCCTTCCGAGCTCCCTTCCCGCCCTGATCGCCAGCGGCATTCTGGGTGACCGGTATACGGTGGACGAAAATGGCGCGCCGCTGACATCGCGCCTGGAGGACGACCGCTTCATGGTGGAGAGCACAGCGCCCGGCGGATGGACCCACAGCTGGCGTGGTCTGGATGCCCGGCGGTAA
- a CDS encoding TolC family protein, whose product MIEPHRSLHLVRIAAAVQAAVLLSAPAVSQTPTTQPGSHPAPTSLSLSAAISTALSNSKQLKQAEIAAAKSGAGIAAAQAGFYPQLSLNASQTHLGVPVIGRFALPGAAPLAITLSRQDQTQAGLAVIWPIDVAGLVRARVQSSQLQQLDARLEINRVRNVVTASVRSAYLSMLRAQASRAVTLAARQNAQTRLATAQKFRGAGVGTQFDVLRAQTDVANAQQADLAAQNGINLAESVLDNALGLDTNTPLTLAQAAALPKAPASFDTALSTAYRLRPEPAQADTQIALAKRGVQLARASLAPQVSLGYTFEYTPESAGLAPQDTEQAIVAQISLPVFDGWEARSKAREAHDDVQAATTAKASVMDTIALQVKEAWLTFRNAADRLAVTHAALVEAQDQYRLAQVRFQSGITNTPNQSPLLEVSDAQSALTQAQTNDVTAHYDRDTALAQLLAAEGADAWPGGERAPAAPGAAP is encoded by the coding sequence ATGATCGAACCCCATCGAAGCCTTCACCTAGTACGCATCGCAGCCGCAGTCCAGGCGGCAGTGCTCCTTTCGGCGCCGGCCGTCAGCCAAACGCCGACCACCCAACCCGGCTCGCATCCCGCGCCGACCTCACTCTCGCTGAGCGCGGCGATAAGCACGGCGCTGAGCAACAGCAAGCAGTTGAAACAGGCCGAGATCGCCGCCGCAAAATCCGGAGCGGGGATTGCAGCCGCACAGGCGGGATTCTATCCGCAGCTGAGCCTCAACGCGTCGCAAACGCATCTCGGTGTTCCCGTTATCGGTCGTTTCGCGCTGCCGGGCGCGGCGCCGCTGGCCATAACCCTGTCACGGCAGGACCAGACGCAGGCCGGCCTGGCCGTGATCTGGCCGATCGACGTGGCGGGTCTGGTACGGGCACGGGTGCAATCCTCCCAGCTGCAGCAGCTGGATGCGCGCCTCGAGATCAACCGCGTAAGGAATGTGGTGACGGCCTCCGTGCGCAGCGCCTACCTTTCCATGCTGCGGGCACAGGCGTCGCGCGCGGTCACGCTCGCCGCGCGGCAGAACGCCCAGACGCGACTGGCAACCGCCCAGAAGTTCCGCGGAGCCGGTGTTGGAACGCAGTTCGATGTGCTGCGCGCGCAGACCGATGTCGCAAACGCCCAACAGGCCGATCTTGCCGCGCAAAACGGCATCAACCTGGCCGAATCGGTGCTGGATAATGCGTTGGGACTGGATACCAACACGCCCCTTACGCTCGCCCAGGCGGCAGCGCTTCCGAAAGCGCCGGCGAGCTTTGACACGGCTCTATCCACGGCGTACCGGCTGCGCCCGGAGCCGGCGCAGGCCGATACGCAGATTGCGCTGGCAAAGCGTGGAGTGCAGCTCGCCCGCGCCTCACTGGCTCCGCAGGTCAGCCTCGGTTATACGTTTGAATACACGCCGGAATCGGCCGGCCTCGCGCCGCAGGATACCGAGCAGGCGATTGTGGCTCAGATCAGCCTTCCGGTTTTTGATGGCTGGGAGGCGCGCAGCAAGGCCCGCGAGGCTCATGACGATGTTCAGGCCGCCACAACGGCCAAAGCCTCCGTAATGGACACGATCGCGCTGCAGGTGAAGGAGGCATGGTTGACCTTCCGAAACGCCGCCGATCGGCTTGCCGTGACGCATGCGGCGCTCGTAGAGGCGCAGGATCAGTACCGTCTTGCGCAGGTCCGGTTTCAGAGCGGCATCACCAACACGCCCAACCAGTCACCGCTTCTGGAAGTCAGTGATGCCCAATCGGCGCTTACGCAGGCACAGACCAACGATGTGACGGCTCATTACGATCGGGATACCGCGTTGGCGCAGCTGCTGGCCGCCGAAGGCGCCGATGCCTGGCCGGGCGGTGAGCGCGCGCCAGCCGCGCCTGGCGCAGCGCCTTGA
- a CDS encoding VOC family protein, with protein MPRFTGGLVTVYSENISRAMEFYGKILGLDETYRFPREGGPEHVEYRLGEMTVAVSSPAGLASHGMPPPSPGHPFEIGMKTDNVDQLIDELRSQGVTIVREPFSSAAGNRTAYFADPDGTWISVYHKLPK; from the coding sequence ATGCCAAGGTTCACGGGCGGGCTCGTGACGGTGTACTCGGAGAACATCTCCCGAGCCATGGAGTTTTACGGGAAGATACTCGGCCTCGATGAAACGTACCGTTTTCCCCGCGAGGGCGGACCCGAACATGTGGAGTACCGGTTAGGTGAGATGACGGTTGCAGTCAGCTCACCGGCCGGCCTGGCTTCTCACGGTATGCCGCCGCCGTCGCCGGGACATCCGTTTGAGATCGGCATGAAGACCGACAACGTGGACCAGCTGATCGATGAGCTGCGCAGCCAGGGCGTGACCATCGTCAGGGAGCCATTTTCCAGCGCAGCCGGTAACCGTACCGCGTACTTTGCCGACCCCGACGGCACCTGGATATCCGTTTACCACAAACTGCCGAAATAG
- a CDS encoding IS3 family transposase — translation MPADISNCATAARWGAQFLMSEGVTARRACKIAGPSTAAPYRKSAPDKDSDLRERLCQARRPSMGYRMVDALVRSEFAPLNIRRVHRIWREEKLGRMRRYRKKRTGESAPIKADAPNQVWCIDFLFDTCMNATRLEILGVKDEYTKECLALEIRSRFRLRTLSASLKSASRSTERHGSFGPITAASFWPARSSCSCRLAIRSPISSSQGRHGRTALSRASILGCVLSAWT, via the coding sequence ATGCCCGCCGACATCAGCAATTGCGCCACCGCAGCTCGCTGGGGAGCGCAATTCCTGATGTCTGAAGGTGTTACGGCCAGGCGAGCCTGTAAGATCGCGGGCCCCTCTACGGCGGCGCCGTATCGCAAGAGTGCGCCGGACAAGGACAGCGACCTACGCGAAAGGCTGTGCCAGGCCCGGCGGCCGAGCATGGGCTACCGCATGGTGGACGCGCTTGTTCGGTCGGAGTTTGCGCCGCTGAACATCAGGCGGGTTCACCGGATCTGGAGGGAGGAGAAGCTCGGGCGGATGAGGCGCTATCGCAAGAAGCGCACTGGCGAGAGCGCTCCAATCAAAGCCGACGCTCCGAATCAAGTCTGGTGCATCGACTTCCTGTTCGATACCTGCATGAACGCCACGCGGCTCGAGATTCTGGGGGTCAAGGATGAGTACACGAAGGAATGCCTGGCACTGGAGATCCGCTCCCGGTTTCGGTTAAGGACGTTAAGCGCGTCGTTGAAAAGCGCTTCGAGGAGTACGGAACGCCACGGTTCCTTCGGTCCGATAACGGCGGCGAGTTTTTGGCCCGCACGCTCGTCGTGTTCTTGTCGGCTCGCGATACGAAGCCCTATTTCATCAAGCCAGGGTCGCCATGGCAGAACGGCTTTATCGAGAGCTTCAATTCTCGGCTGCGTGCTGAGTGCCTGGACGTAG